The DNA region GGAATGGAAAGCTTGGATGATGCAAATCCTGAAGGCAGTATCCTTTAAGAGTCACTCTGACTCACTCTGCTGGCACCCAAGTAGACAACAAGAGGGGGCAATTTATTTTTGATCTCTTAGTCACAGAAAAAGTGCAGCccactatttattttttttagttgtaTTTTTATTCTGTGAACGTACTGCAGAAACAGCGCCACCCAGTGGCAACAAATGGGAACGacgagatagatagatagatagatagatagatagatagatagatagatagatagatagatagatagatagatagatagatagatagatagatagatagatagatagatagatagatagatagatagatagatagatagatagatagatagatagatagatattttgACAATTTTCCACCGTGTCCCCCTCTATCTGCAAATTAAGCACCAGGTTTTGGACTACAGATTCAAACGTCCATCATTTCCTTAACTGAGCACTCCCAGTGATCGACATCAAGCTGGATAAACCAGCAGAGCCCACCGTCCCCGAGGGTGGATGCTCATGTTAATGCACAGCTGAAATCGGACAGCTCCCGTCACACCATAGGCTTGTTGTGTTGCTTACTACTGGTTAGCTTCCAGTTGACTTCTCTAATTGGATATAGGATGCAGGCCTTTATCTGATTGGACAAATCAAATGTTATATTTCAGTCTTGTTCAGTTGTAAAATATTGTATACTTTGTCAATATGTAAGTGACTGGAGGAACAACAAAAAGGAGgaataaaaggacaaaaacaaaagttgaaatgcaaatgaacaaaaaaagcaaaacagttttggaaaCACGAACGAAACATCACCGGATATCAAATAGATTTCTTTTCGTTGttatgttttgtatttttttatatatatatataaaaaaggaaAGCACCAAAAATGATGCCTAAACACAAAAGAAGTGAGGAGGTCAGCCATTTTTCTAGATGGCTGAACACGTCTGAATGTCTGCAGCACGCATGCACGCTGTTCTGAGCTTTGACTTTTTggcccgccccccaccccccagggtCTCCACACTCTGGGAGGAGACCGACTATCTTAGAATGTTTTATAGCATCTCTCTATAGCATCTCATGTCAGAAATGTATCTCATTTGATATTCCCACCAGACTCACCTTCCAGTAGGTTCACCTAACAGTAGCTGTGAAATGTGGCACTCTATCTCTCTATGGGTTTAACTTTTCTAGAACAAACTGtactgtggttaaaaaaaagaagtataaaaaaaaacaacttaactATCACAACTTCCCGTTGTTCTctgccgctcctcttcctcctttgctCCAATCCTCCTTTCCTGACCCGTCATCCCGGTAATACACATATAACGATCCACTGTAATGCACTGCACTGTATATAATAATGTAATATGTGTGTTGTGAACGTCCATCTGTAGAAGTGGTCTTTGTTCACCAGTATGAATAATGTAATAATGTCGACgattaataaattaaaattaaataaagggCTTCACTCTCCTAACAATCAACATTTACCTGAAAGCAAAATGATCCAGTCTACCTGAGAGTATGTTGATGAAGTCAATGATTTAACACACTGATTGAATGATTGAACACATCAGTTATTTGTCCATAGAATCTAAAAAAAGATTGCAAAATTGATTTAGAACTATATGAATAGTGATGCCACATTTATTAGATTAAATTAGATTGGTCAGCTAATGGTAAAAGGGTCTTAAAATGGTGAGGCTCTGACTAAAGTAGCCTGGCTAACATAGGAGCTAACATGTTGTAGCTCAATTAATATTTTATGTAGGAACTATTTTGTCTGCAGTTAACATGGGGTTATGTAAGTATCTACAGTATGCTGAGAAAACTATATTAAGATGTATTTAATTATAGGGGGGGTGTCTCATTAAAAACGAAAATTAGGGTGCCTAGCACTAACACTAACAGTTTACAATGTTAATTTTCTCTATTCTGCGGCACTAATCCTGGAGTCCCTCAGGTGAGACAACGTTCTAAAGCCTGTTAGATAAGGGGAAATTGAAGTGGAAAGAACCTTTTAAGAAGGAAACTGCTGCTGTGACGTAGCAGCTTGCCTTTGCTCTGCTCTCCTATTGCAAGAGGACAGGTATTCCCCTAAATGGACAACATGTGATTTAATCCTCCTGAGGGGTCAACAGACAGTTGCTGCGGTTTATGGACCCAAAGAACTGATTCCAAAGTTGGACCATGGCCTCTGCCATTCTTGAATAAAACCAAATACGCTTGAATTGTGTAGTGATATGAACAGATATGCATTTATCGTAACGCTGAAGGGCGTGATAACTGACTTCACCACAGTCAGCGTGAAGTAACACACAAGCAGGTTGTTTCCTACTTTGAAGAGGACACACCTCTTTCGTCCAAAACACCTGTAAGTGGTCCTTTCAGATCACTGCTGTGCTTCAGCTGAAGTCAAGTCGCATCCAGGATGGAGGATTTTAGGGACACAAACCTTCGCTCCCTGTTAAGGCAGCTGCGGACTGATATCGCCATGGCCGTCGATGACTCCTTCCCGCTCGTCTTTGGTCTGGCGGACAAAAACATAATCACTGACCAACTGCAGAAGGTAAACAACTCTGCATCGAGCGGATATGTGGATTTTTGGAGAAACGCACTGACGTGTTGTTTTCCCAGGACACTCTGGAGAAAGAGAGCAGGGAAGGAATCCACAAGGCAATGTACTCACTCCTGTCGTGGGTCTTAGAACAGAGAAGATCCATCATCCGTGCCTTTTGGAGCAACTTGTCCAAAGACTACAACCTGGACAGTTACCCCAAGCTGCACAAGTTGATCGCAAACCTGCCCTGCAGTACGTTCGCCAGGGCCAACATAGGCCTCCATTATAATTTATCCGTTGGTTTAAATCCTCTAATTGCTGTCAACAGGGTGGGAATCCAAAGGTTCTCGAGATGAAAAGAGATCCTCAGATGATCAGAAAACAAGCCACATCAAGAAGAGGAACCATGAGGACAGTGAGCAACCAAAGTTTCATGACAAACCAAGCGATGAGCCAGGTATTGCCTTTTTCCCAAAATGCATTGCTtcggaggaaaaaaatgtttcctctGTCAGATGGAATTAATTTTAAACTGTACAGATAttagatttgtgtgtgttttctcgaGGTGTTAAAATGAAACTATACAAAGTGAAGAGCAGAGGCCCTGTGACTCATGGAACATCTGGAAATAGTAAAGACTTGTTTTCGATAGGGATTTTTTCATTCTGCAGGCATGTCTGACATGTATTCTGCCACAGGTGCTCAGATGGGGTCCGCCTCAGTCCAGAAAGCTCAcacttcatcttcatcctctgtcTCCTCGACTAAGCTACCAGTCAAACACGAAGCCAGTGAGAAGATCCATATCAAACAGGTGTTTGGCTCCGACGAGAAGACATCTGGTGAGTATCTGTGCTTTGTCTATCTGGCCCCCGCCCCGTAAATGTTGATAAGAAATTCTCATCGGGTCATCAAATGCCTTCTTGTTTAACAGGAATTGTCAGACACTGTGTAAAGGTCGGTGGGGTGTTTTACTCTTGTGGCCAGTCAGAGGAGACCAAGAGAGCTTCCAAGGCTGTTGAAAGCATCTTTCACCACAAGGGGGAGCCACTCACAGATGGAGTAGAGCATCCACACTGTCTGCATCCTGTTTAGGCCTGCTGCTGGTCTATTTATGATCAAAATCTCCTTGTGCAGGCCCACGTCAATGATGACGAGTGTGCAGCGTGTAAGGATGGGGGAGAGTTGATCTGTTGCGATGGTTGTCCTCAGGCTTTTCATCTCACCTGCCTGGACCCTCCACTCACCTCCATACCAAGGTTTATCACATCTGTCATCCggctgtgattttttttttctctactaTAGTAACACCCTGTTTGGTAACTCATTCTGTAATAAATGCTTGATTTCTTATTATTTAGTGGCCCGTGGCAGTGTGACTGGTGTTGTGGCACCAGGgggaaaagagaaacaactCAACAAGTAAGCAAAGAAGGATAAAAAAAGAAGTATGCTATTCATTCCAACTAGCAAATAGTTTTCGCATTAGCTTTGGCTCCTTTTTGAAACATATTTTTAGCTGTGAGTTAAATGGCTGCAGGTTTGGGGGGATTTACAGCGCTAAATTAAGACGCTGTCACATGTGTTGCAGCCTCCACTTGCCAAATCACTGCAGACAAACACCAGCTCCAATAATGCCCTCGTAGAtgtctccttcttctcctcctcactctcatcTACGTCTCACTCCGCTGTCACAGCTCCAACGAACTCACCCAGAAACCAGGTGACGCCGACAACTTGATCTCTTTTGCCATCTAGGTGGCAAATTTATTTCACCATTCGCTTCTCTTTTGCATTCAGTGCTCAGGTGGAGAGCTGCTCAGCGTGACGGAGGAGTGTGGTGTCTGTCGGCAGGCTGAAGGAGCCCTGACTCGCTGCCTCCAGTGTTTGGGAAGCTTCCACACACACTGCCACTTTCCAAAGTAAGCCAAAACTAGAAAGAAGGCACTGATGATATGTGTCATTGTTTCACTGTGATCTAATATTGTTTGACAATAACATTATACAACTGAGAGGATGATAATGTTCGATACTATTGTCTTTGTTAGAGGGCGATCCATCTGCTTGTCCTGCTCCAGGCTGTGGGAGAGCTCTGCAGAGGGAGAGGCAGGATCCAggtctctgcaggtgtgtgcacaTATGaacaacaaagagagagagagagagagagaggagagagagagagagagagagagagagagagagagagagttgtaTGATGTCATCTGCTGCTCTTCGTCTGTGTGTCCAGCTTGCCCCAGTGCTTCAAAACATGCTAGGCCACGAGCAGGGCACCGTTGTCCCGGAGCCTGGCCTCCACAAAGATGAACTGGACTCCATCCTTGGAGATGTAAGTGAAATTCATTCACATGAGTGCGAATACGACCATCAAGGCTGAAGACGGCTGCGATGCTTTTAACATGGATGGCAGCCCGGTGTGACAAAAGAAGTAGGAATGAAGTAGGAAATATGGAAGAAAAGCTCTATAAACTTTGTCTTTTTCAAAGCAGACCTCCTTTGATGGCATCTTGCAGTGGGCTTTCCACAACATGTCGAGGCCACTTTCTGACAGCCAGGGATGTTACCAGTGACAGATGGTCAGCGCCGCACTCACGAGCCCTCAGCCAGAATGCCCAAGCAGtaattaaaaatgattcaaTCAGCAGAGCGGAGACAACTTGTCTTTTGTATGTTTGGGTTGACAGTTTATGTTTTCAATTGAATTTGCTGAGGACATGatgaaaacagtaaataaaatcTTTGGGCACATCTGGAGGAAAAAGTAGAATCATCTAAAAGGTTATAGTGAACAAACCCATTAAAGCCAACTCAAATATGGCCTCATCCTGCACCACAGCATGTAATTTCCAGATTCACAATGGCCTCTGGCCTTGATATATTCAAAGATAAAACAAGTATGAAAAATAAGACCCATGCAATGAACGCAGGAGGCGACACTGACCTCCCTCTAGAGGCCTCGTCCATGTCTCTTGTTCTGGTCTGACATCATGGCAACAGTGGATAAAGTATAATAAGCAAGGTGTTTTATcctcagaaaacacacatttaaaacaggGTAAATGATTGTGATGAACAGCTGTAATATATAATACAAATCCCTCACAAATCAACACACCTGCTTTGAGTCTTCTACACATAGCCCACAGTTAGGAGAGGTGGGAAGGGTCAAGGGTAGGAAATGAGAAGAGGGATGGTTTCGGGCCTGATGTGGGAGGATTGGCTGTGAGCCTTGGCCACCTCTGCCTCGTGCCAAATGTTCACTATCTTGGCCTTGCACACTGTGAACCGCGTTGTCACCTCTCTGCGACTGTGCGTACATACTTAAAAGGGCTGATGGGAACAGCGATAGAGCAAACAACAAGCACGCGTTGCAAATACAGCTGAACACACAGCCTCAGTTTTAGGGCCGAAGCAGCGAGCGACGTCAAAAGCAGCACGTTAACTCTCTACCTAATAGTTTAAAGCATGCATGACTTCTTGCACGCCGAAGTGCACTGCAGACGTCCATGTGTGAGCAAACCCAAAGAAGTCTTTATTGCCCCTACACGGACCTGCAGAAGAATTCACATTCACACATTACAACAGATGGTTTTAATACAATGAGGTATGCGCGCCGAAAAATGCCTCTGTTTAACACGAATTCCTTGAAGACTATCACTTAGATGTGGAATGTTGTTTTTGTCATGGGATTTGAGAGTTTGAGCACGACTGCCAGAGCGATGGAGCTCGGCCTGCCAGCGCGCAgatttttctcccctctgtATTTGGTTGCCATGGCTCTCAGCTGCTACATACCCAAACAGTAGATGAGAAATGTTCCTCTTCCAAtacgtgcatgtttgtgtgtgagcgtCCTTCTGCTCTTGTGAATCTGACTTCATAAATGGCTGATGGAGCAGCCTGCCTTCGGGCCTGTGTCCCCCCCCGCAGTAAAAACAGGATGAATGACAGCTCACTTTGGATATTTGCCAAAGCCGGTGTGAAGCAAAGAGTTAAAcaatatttaatttgatttgagttGATCTCACATTCACTTAATTTAGACCACTGTCAATTTGCAGGACTTTGGTGGTCTGTGTCCAAATCCGATCAAGTCATTCACTCATTCTGGAAGGAAAAAACTTTACATAACTGACCATTGCACATTTTTTCAGCACAGATATTCATTGTGACTCCAACACATGacgcacccccccacaccccccgtttttttttgctgcatgcCACATAAAAGTATGCTTTTCTTTCCAAAGTAAAATGACGCAGCACATACAACCCACTAGGGGGCGCCGGAGGGTGAGTCATGCAACGTGTAATAAAACCACGAGGTTTTCTGTTGGGAAACCGTTAAACACCCCCCAGCAGAAACACACGGTCGATTTAAATTCTGAAcataaaaaggtgtttttcctTACATTTATCTGATGCAACAACAGTAGTATCTAGTGCTCTGTGGCAGAAAACACATGCATGTAAAGAATgccatatactgtatgtttcacTGTGTTGCAGCATACTGGGTGTCTTATCTCatatttttttcctgcagctctgcattcCTCTGTCATATCTAATGAGGCTGGGCTGTCCAGAAGGTTATCAGGACAGTGTTGTGTTGAGTCATCAAATATAACACGACAAAGTGTTTTTACAGATTTGAGGACATGAAAACTTTGGTCTTCCTCTCCAAAGATGAAGTAAACTAAACTATTTTTTATAGAAAAGCCACGAATTCAAACAGAAAAACTGCCAGTTTTTTGAACAGCTAACTTTCAGTAACCCCCCAGATGTCAGAGGTTTTTGCTTCGTAGATGATCGAGGCCAGAGAAGTGTTCTGCATGAGAGCCAATAGCTTAAAGGCATGAATACACATGATTTAAGAGGTAAAATATGAAAACCTTTCAACATGTTTAAGCGAAACCTCTTCATCTGTGAATTAGCAAGTTTGGAATTCCTTACAGATTTCCTTCGAATGATAAGATTTTTCTCAGATGACAATTTCAAATGTGGGAAAACCAAGAGAAACATGCACTACACTCCTAATACTGTATTACTCTGTGTGAAAGAACattcctcaccccccctcccagcacacacacatactcaggAACGCGCACATCCTGTTACTTCTCTGTTTGTCACAGGTCTGGAATTCTTTAGAAAAATATGATAAGTGAAATTCCCACACTTTGGGCACTCTCTTTTCACATTCTTTGGCACTGTCTAAGTCAGGGCAGCGTTCCAGTTTGTCTTCCTGCTGGGCTGTTGATGGTCTGAGGGTGTCTGGAGAGGTGAAACCTGAACTACTTCCAGTCAGGACCCTTCAGTCATTCTTCATACTATTGTTGTGGGCAGGAAACTGTGAGGAGGCCCTTTGTAAGCTTGGCACAGGCCTCCAGGGTAGTGTGTGTGAATAACAACAGCTTGCTGCACTGAAAGCAATTTTGgatttatattttcaaaatgaaagatgtgttttgttttcttatgaaTGATTAAGATTCAGCCTTTTCCCACCATAACTGTAAAGTAACATTAAACTAACTATTTTTTTCCACCCTTCCCTTGTACCAACTTTCCCCATATTGGCGACCCCCTAGTGGTAATGATTACACAGACGTTTTAGACCAATTTCATCTTTCAACTGTTCTGTAAAAGACTGTATGCACTGTCTGTCCGTAGAGAACTTTCCAGATTTTATCCATGCACTTAGTTGCAGGCGTAGCTGTGTTTTCCTCAGGGGTGGCAATGTAATGGCAATGTTTACATACTGATAAGATAGTGGCTATTACAAGAGctggattgttgttgttgtgtatACATTTGTGAATAAATTCAAGGAGCAGACTGCATTTAATTTGAAACGGTAACAGTAGCTTCTAATGAGACATTTGTACAAACAACCTTTgggatcatttcatttttgttggGCCCCAGGCAGCTAAAATGAGCTTGCTGCTGCAAACAATGAGATTACATGTCTTTATCTCCAGATTAAAGATGACTTAAACGGTCTTTCTACAGGTTGTGTGAAAACATTCCTCTGTGCTTGGTGCTGTTTGCAAAAAAGATTTACCTTTGGCTTCTTACTTCACACAGAGTCAGACCACTTTGTACTTCTGTCTCTGGGGGCGTCGATATGTAGCACCTCTTTTGACAAG from Takifugu flavidus isolate HTHZ2018 chromosome 15, ASM371156v2, whole genome shotgun sequence includes:
- the aire gene encoding autoimmune regulator isoform X2; amino-acid sequence: MEDFRDTNLRSLLRQLRTDIAMAVDDSFPLVFGLADKNIITDQLQKDTLEKESREGIHKAMYSLLSWVLEQRRSIIRAFWSNLSKDYNLDSYPKLHKLIANLPCRWESKGSRDEKRSSDDQKTSHIKKRNHEDSEQPKFHDKPSDEPGAQMGSASVQKAHTSSSSSVSSTKLPVKHEASEKIHIKQVFGSDEKTSGIVRHCVKVGGVFYSCGQSEETKRASKAVESIFHHKGEPLTDGAHVNDDECAACKDGGELICCDGCPQAFHLTCLDPPLTSIPSGPWQCDWCCGTRGKRETTQQPPLAKSLQTNTSSNNALVDVSFFSSSLSSTSHSAVTAPTNSPRNQCSGGELLSVTEECGVCRQAEGALTRCLQCLGSFHTHCHFPKGRSICLSCSRLWESSAEGEAGSRSLQLAPVLQNMLGHEQGTVVPEPGLHKDELDSILGDTSFDGILQWAFHNMSRPLSDSQGCYQ
- the aire gene encoding autoimmune regulator isoform X1, encoding MEDFRDTNLRSLLRQLRTDIAMAVDDSFPLVFGLADKNIITDQLQKDTLEKESREGIHKAMYSLLSWVLEQRRSIIRAFWSNLSKDYNLDSYPKLHKLIANLPCRWESKGSRDEKRSSDDQKTSHIKKRNHEDSEQPKFHDKPSDEPGAQMGSASVQKAHTSSSSSVSSTKLPVKHEASEKIHIKQVFGSDEKTSGIVRHCVKVGGVFYSCGQSEETKRASKAVESIFHHKGEPLTDGAHVNDDECAACKDGGELICCDGCPQAFHLTCLDPPLTSIPSGPWQCDWCCGTRGKRETTQQPPLAKSLQTNTSSNNALVDVSFFSSSLSSTSHSAVTAPTNSPRNQCSGGELLSVTEECGVCRQAEGALTRCLQCLGSFHTHCHFPKGRSICLSCSRLWESSAEGEAGSRSLQLAPVLQNMLGHEQGTVVPEPGLHKDELDSILGDQTSFDGILQWAFHNMSRPLSDSQGCYQ